From Carassius carassius chromosome 15, fCarCar2.1, whole genome shotgun sequence:
ACGAACTAATCACAGTCGCTTGTTTGTGATTATGGcataagatttatttaaaatcattttgtaaaaatagatttttataattgttcttttttttttagcttgtaaaaaccattcaaaactatacgtttaatttaaatgtaataattctgAGCCACCGAGCGCCTCTTGAGGAAATAAATTGTACCGATAAATTGTTAGCAAGTAATATTTAGATCCCAATGTAGAAACAGAGAAAGCGCAGCTGATTGGTCGTTTACAGACGCGTATTGATGAGGTTGCATGAACGCAAACTTTACGCGCCTGTTTCTTGAGTGTTTAGTGTTTGTAAGCGCATTTAGACTGATCTGAACTGAAACACGATGAGTAAAAAGGCTAATGTATCATGGGTGAAGCCAGCCGAGCCATCTTTTCTTAAGAAATTCAAGAACGATGTTGGTTTTAAAGAAGGGCCGACAGTGGAGACTAAAGTAAGTGTTTTAGTTACATTACTCGTTCCTCAGCTAAAAAACAGTGCTGCCTGAACGCAGGTCTGCATGTTGtctgtaggcagctcactaggttttcatacaaaacatttattgcattaatttgTGTTGTAGGAAATGGAATACcgaataaatgttgttgttgctgttgttgttgcagAAGCAGCAGATGCCGCAGATGGATGAGGACAGTGGTGGCAGTGATCGGGAGGACGAGATGCCGCAGGTCGTGGTCTTGAAAAAGGGAGATCTGAGTGCTGAAgaggttattaaaataaaaaatgatacgACTGATTCAAACAAAGGTAATGCACAGATATCAAAAATAGCGATCAAACCATATCTTTCATGCAGTTCTTGAGTTTCTCATCATCGACCCATATATGATGCGGGACCAAAATACTACAAATGCAATAATTTTGTGACTTAAATGACTTAAAAGAATAAGTAAAGATACACATTTAACATTCCATAagtaaaaacatttcataaatcgAATACTATAAATATGGTTACAGTATTCATATGAATGTTACAAATAATATGATTAAAAAGCTTAATTTTAATGAAACTAAACTATTTTGGTATTTAATCTTAATATGTATTTAGTTAATCAAATCAGTTGGTCCTGCAGATTTGGTGACTGTTACTCTGAATGTGGTTGGTGAGGGACTTGGTAATACTTGAGTAGCAATGAAAAGATAATTATGCAACCTTTCtggttttgctgtgaaattgcactcattttgaatatttaaactgCTTAGTGGCTGTTCTCAGAAGTTATGAAATAACTGTTTCCACTGTAGACTAACTAGTAAAGACTACACGGATACATTGAACCAGTGGTTTGTATCCCTATTTAGTATTATAAATCTATAATATTTAACTTCTGATTATATCTGACTCTTTAAATTTAATACTATTTCTAAATCTGTTGGTGATGGATTTAGTTTTGACAcacataaaggttttttttttttttttttgtaccaaagAATGGCAGGTAGATTTTATGacagagaaagtaaaaaaaatcactcaagTCTTCCCTAATGTTCTGGTGTTCAGCAAGTATAAAGTCATtcattaaagtaaatattttcattttctccAGATGATCAGCCTCCACCGGATGGGAAGATCGTCTTTAAGAAGCCTGTCAAACGCTCCTCTGATAAATTCGAAGGCATTACTGCTAGCTCTAGCAAGAAGAAGAAAAGTGAGGATGGTGAGAAGAAAGAGTCAAAAGCTGGTGTCAAGGTGAAGAACAACAGCCTGCTGTCTtttggtggtgatgatgatgatgatgaagattagTTTGACAGGGATGCAAGCATCCATTTGAGTCAgattgttttggactgctttttgCAAAGACcaatctgttcttttaaaaatatatatatttctttgtgagtgtgtgtaaaataGATGTTTGTGAGATTGGTTAAATCCATGCAGCTTACTTATGATATAATTTGATAAAACATGACTCATTATGAGCATCTGGAGCATGCAGGTAGGAAGTAACAACAtatgatttattttgcattttcataATTGTCATTAATGATACTTTTAAAAGGCTATGGTGATGAGGGATCGAAAGAGAAACAAAAACATCTGGGTCAATTAGAAATGCAAATATGATTTCAAAGATGCTCTTAAATGTGTCATAGAAATCCCTATAAAAATCCAACAGGATGTACAGATATGGCTTCTATAAAGGAGCTGTTCAGTTTCCTTTTATTGTTTTAGGTTTTTGTTTTGCAAACTGTTGACACTCAAAATCCCTGATTCTGGGACATTTGgggttgtattttattattaaatacattttgaggAAAGAAAACGCATGCATTCTGGAATAAAGTGTTTTTACCACCATTTATCTTGAGTTTTTTGAATATACACCATGTGTCTGTTCAGGAAGGAATGTCATTAATAATGTAAATAGGGTACTTTATAAATCTTATCAGGTTGAGTAAAATTACACTTTAGGGACTAAATAGAACCAACAGTAGTTGGCACATAAGAGATACACTGATATTAATATACGAATAACTTCCTTTGCATGTCGTGGTTCTCTATACAATATTAACtcttcatataatatatattaggaACCGGTAGAGCTATAGGTACATAAATTAACCACAATTCATTTTGTGATTCCATAAGTCTCATAAACAATTTAATGGAGTTTTCAGTTCCTTATGTTCATTACTTGGGTGCTACAGCTTAACATGGGACTATTTTCTGATACTTTAAGATCTTAAAATGTTGCAGTTACAATGttgcttcacatttaaaccaaTATACATACTTAATCGAACAAATATTTAGCACACAGATTTTTCTtattggttaattttaaaagcagCATTTGTTTCAACGTTTAGCCTTGTTGACATTTGTTAGAACATACAACTTGCAAAAACTGTCACAtttagagaagaagaaaaaaaaacaggacggGTTCATATATCAACATGAATACATATATAGGAATGTTAGACTCAGTACACTGCAACTTTTCCACAGCTGAATACTTGGAATGAATTAAACTCTTAGAATACAGACAACAGGAATAATATGACACACTGTAACAGATTCATGCTAAGAGCTAGTCTTGAGTTAGGTTTGACCTAACTGTAAGCACAATATAGTGCTAAAAGGAAGGCCATTATGGATCTAAACACTAACTGCTCTCGTAATACACTCCCTCATTTAAAAACCACAGATCTTACGAAATcattccttcatttttttttcatagtacaACTAAAGATTTAATAAGTATTTTAATGCTAATCTTAATAGAAATGTGAGTTATTACAACAAGAACTGTAGTTATGGTAGTTGATCAGGATGCTAAAACAGTCACTATTTAGGGTTTTCTGTGATTGGGGGTTTCAGTGCATTCTAGAAGCTTAGATATGCAACactattattttttactgtaataagATAACATTGTATAACAAGTTTTTATGTTCCCGCTGTCTTGAAAgcactttaaaacaaaacaaaacatttccatTCAAGTATTGGTTGACCTGTGACAACTGTTCCTGACCAGTGAGGAGTTAAAAGGCATCTTCACAGAAATCTAGTTTTACTTCTTCTACCATGACCCAAAAAGTTCAGTGTAAATGGCAGTTTTAACATTTATCAGTATTAAACCAAGCAGTTAAGAACTAAAACAATGGAAGTGTTTTAAACCTAGCTTTTGTCCTTGTGTTAAACGATGTAGAAAAGTTTCCAAAACTGGTATTATGCTATGGTTCTACAGAATCTCGTCTGTCAGTGAGGTGATATTGTGGACCATCCACAAGAGGGCAGTCAGACAGagaaaaaaggttcaaacagGACAGATAACAACACCTGGCTTTTCTGAAAAACCTCTTTGAGTACATTGTCATGTATGATAACATCAAAACCTGCTAGGTTGGAAACAAACCCCTGAGTTCAAGCCTAAGCTTTAGTGTAGAACTGGACCTGGGATAAAGAGAGAACTTTAAAATAGAACATTCTAGGAGTATATggagtaaaaataaaaagatgttgGAGGTAGGACCACCTAACGGAACATAAGAGATGACGGTGGAGAAGGGGAAACTGTGGTACTCTCACAGGTGCTCTGGATGGCTTTGCAGGCAGGTGATCATGTCCGGAACTGGTTTGCCCTCGAAACAGATCTGATAAACAGCCGTGAAAAGGGGGAACCTGGAGAATAATGTAAATTTGAGATGTCACCAATTTTGTCCTGCCTTACACCAAGTCATTTAGCCCCCAGGATGCTCCAGGTGGCACTGCTGTAGAAAAGTCACTCTGAATAAGACACTGTCTGCTACATTAGTAATGGTACAATGTATCCAGCACTTTCCATAAATAGGATACAAATTTATGTCCTATTGATTTTTCAATCAAGattcctgtgaattttcagcagccatttctccagtcttcagtatcacgtGACACTTCACCAATCAtgttaatatgttgatttggtgctttcttattatcaatgtcgaaaacagttgctctgttaaatatttttgaataaactgtgacatacattttcattcaggtttcaatgatgaatataaagttcaaacaaacagcatttatCTTACACAGACATCTGTTGTAACATTTAAATAGctttgtcacttttaatcagttcactatgtccttgctaaataaaagtattaatttcatctTCTTCcccttactaaccccaaacttttaaatggtagtgaatGCTAGATCATTTTGTTATCTAAGAAAACATGAACATACCATTAACTAAACATTAGCATTACTAAGCATAGCATTAACCAATAATTTAAATCATGTTATAATTTTGAAAATCTATTTTATTGATACAAATTCTGGcacattttttatatgtatttaacttctgtgttaaaaataataattttttaaaattcttaccgaccccaaacttttgcaagGTAGTGTCTCTAACACTAAAATGTGGGTTTTGTGTTTTTATAACTTAACATTTTTAATGGACCCTATAATTTGTTCCATATTAATGGTAAAGATAATCCCTACACTCCTTAAGCAAATCCAAGTTCACTGACCAAATACAAAGAtatagaaaaagagagagagctatagagagatatcttcactCTGTAAATGTCTTCTTTTTAATGCATAATGACAGCCACAGGCGATAAACATATGCATTAAAAagaagattattaaaaaaaacaattccagaGTCAGATCTCTTTTGTACAGATTTTACTCCTATAAAATCATGTTAATCAAATCAACATAATCATGCAAAACAGAATCACCTCACCTGTAATCAGtgtttgaaattttttaaaacaaaataagttttttattttatcttaggTTTTTATTTAATAGATAAAGTGCCATAATTGTTTGGAGGTGGGTGGAATTGTGACTTAAAGCTGTGTCACCTACCTGAGCATAATTTCAGCAGCTTGTCAATTGACAAAGGctattgtacatatataataatatatgattATGACTATTAGTTATAAGCACTGATGAACAAAGAAATGTTTACACATACTTATCCACCAGGCCCTTCTGTTTGAGGATATGATAGACCTCAGTAGAAGTCAATGGTCCCTGAAGCTTTTGTCCATTTAACATCTCCTTCTCTAGTTCCTCGATGCTCTGAAAGAAAAGGAAATCTGTATTGATCTTTTCTGCATCAGCAAATGTGCCAAATGCTCAGCGTCTTTCTTAAATCCATAAAACTTTACATTACATGCCATGAAAGGCTCAAATGGATCGGTTTTCTTTTTACCTTCCCTGTCCTGGCAAAAGCCTCTGCCACGCGCCGGTTTCTTCCTCCGTagcaggtggtgatgaggtcAGCTACGCCACAGCTCTCGAGGAATGTGGCAGAGGA
This genomic window contains:
- the LOC132158737 gene encoding uncharacterized protein KIAA1143 homolog; amino-acid sequence: MSKKANVSWVKPAEPSFLKKFKNDVGFKEGPTVETKKQQMPQMDEDSGGSDREDEMPQVVVLKKGDLSAEEVIKIKNDTTDSNKDDQPPPDGKIVFKKPVKRSSDKFEGITASSSKKKKSEDGEKKESKAGVKVKNNSLLSFGGDDDDDED